From a region of the Triticum aestivum cultivar Chinese Spring chromosome 7D, IWGSC CS RefSeq v2.1, whole genome shotgun sequence genome:
- the LOC123169232 gene encoding L-ascorbate oxidase has product MTRPHTSSSESPLMVHLLLCCTFLLALAAPATTAASVPAPALTPAKQNMTWDVEYILWSPDCQQRVMIGINGKFPGPNITARAGETLSITVNNKLHTEGLVIHWHGMRQVGTPWADGTASISQCAISPGDSFTYEFVADKPGTYFYHGHFGMQRAAGLYGWLVVNATAEQDEPYRRDYDGGELRMLLSDWYHDNVYAQAAGLEQKYDHFQWVGEPQTILINGRGQYDCMLGAVTRFHRGIDRRARTCVRGKEAKLCGDEERCLRRSECGPYCPQSQCAPVVFDVEPGRTYRLRIASTTSLSALNVQVQGHDLTVVEADGNPVEPFTVPDIDIYSGESYSVLLTTNHTPTFYRSGSFWISVGVRGRPPKTLPATAILRYTNSRFPWPGSPPPATPAWYDLQRSKDFTHRINARRNAAEAPPPPRTEQVNRTIVMLNTQTLVGGHMKWAVNNVSLTLPATPYLGAYFYGVQGSAFDASGEAPNGFPGGYDIDLPPANNSYETTLSDRVYELPHGAVVDVVLQNADMRRDNDSETHPWHLHGHDFWVLGYGEGRYTSGRERLNTEDPPLRNTVVVFPHGWTAIRFVADNVGAWAFHCHIEPHLHMGMGAVFVEGAHKIRELDVPREAMMCGVIRTTAAALTPAKPGSSAPAPSAHR; this is encoded by the exons ATGACCAGGCCTCACACTAGCAGTAGTGAGTCACCACTGATGGTGCATCTGCTGCTGTGTTGCACGTTTCTCCTGGCCTTGGCTgctccggcgaccaccgcagcctccgTTCCCGCCCCTGCTCTGACCCCGGCGAAGCAGAACATGACGTGGGACGTGGAGTACATCCTGTGGTCGCCGGACTGCCAGCAGCGGGTGATGATCGGGATCAACGGCAAGTTCCCCGGCCCGAACATCACCGCCCGCGCCGGCGAGACCCTCAGCATCACCGTCAACAACAAGCTGCACACGGAGGGGCTGGTGATCCACTGGCACGGGATGCGGCAGGTGGGCACGCCGTGGGCGGACGGGACGGCGTCCATCTCCCAGTGCGCCATCAGCCCGGGGGACTCGTTCACCTACGAGTTCGTCGCCGACAAG CCGGGGACCTACTTCTACCACGGGCACTTCGGGATGCAGCGGGCGGCGGGGCTGTACGGGTGGCTCGTCGTGAACGCCACGGCGGAGCAGGACGAGCCGTACCGGAGGGActacgacggcggcgagctccgcatGCTGCTCAGCGACTGGTACCACGACAACGTGTACGCGCAGGCGGCCGGGCTGGAGCAAAAGTACGATCACTTCCAGTGGGTCGGCGAGCCCCAGACGATCCTCATCAACGGGCGAGGGCAATACGACTGCATGCTGGGCGCGGTCACGAGGTTCCACCGGGGCATCGACAGGCGCGCCAGGACCTGCGTGAGGGGCAAGGAGGCCAAGCTGTGCGGCGACGAGGAGAGGTGCCTCCGGCGGAGCGAGTGCGGGCCCTACTGCCCGCAGAGCCAGTGCGCCCCCGTGGTGTTCGACGTGGAGCCTGGCAGGACGTACCGGCTCAGGATCGCCAGCACCACCTCACTCTCCGCCCTCAACGTGCAGGTCCAAGGG CACGACCTGACGGTGGTGGAGGCCGACGGCAACCCGGTGGAGCCGTTCACCGTCCCAGACATCGACATCTACTCCGGCGAGAGCTACTCCGTGCTCCTCACCACCAACCACACGCCGACGTTCTACAGGTCTGGGTCCTTCTGGATCTCCGTCGGCGTGAGAGGACGGCCCCCCAAGACGCTGCCGGCCACCGCCATCCTAAGGTACACCAACAGCAGGTTCCCGTGGCCAGGCAGCCCGCCCCCGGCGACTCCGGCGTGGTACGACCTGCAGCGCAGCAAGGACTTCACCCACAGGATCAATGCCCGGAGGAACGCCGccgaggcgccgccgccgccgcggaccgAGCAGGTGAACCGGACGATCGTGATGCTCAACACGCAGACCCTGGTGGGCGGGCACATGAAGTGGGCCGTCAACAACGTGTCCCTGACGCTCCCGGCCACCCCGTACCTCGGCGCCTACTTCTACGGCGTGCAGGGCAGCGCCTTCGACGCCTCCGGCGAGGCGCCCAACGGGTTCCCCGGCGGCTACGACATCGACCTGCCGCCGGCGAACAACAGCTACGAGACGACGCTCAGCGACCGGGTGTACGAGCTGCCGCACGGCGCCGTGGTGGACGTGGTGCTCCAGAACGCGGACATGCGGAGGGACAACGACAGCGAGACGCACCCGTGGCACCTGCACGGCCACGACTTCTGGGTGCTGGGGTACGGCGAGGGGCGGTACACCAGCGGCCGCGAGCGCCTCAACACGGAGGACCCGCCGCTGCGGAACACGGTGGTGGTGTTCCCGCACGGCTGGACGGCGATCCGGTTCGTCGCCGACAACGTGGGCGCGTGGGCGTTCCACTGCCACATCGAGCCGCACCTCCACATGGGCATGGGCGCCGTCTTCGTTGAAGGGGCCCATAAGATACGCGAGCTCGACGTGCCCAGGGAGGCCATGATGTGCGGGGTGATCAGGACGACGGCCGCAGCCCTGACTCCCGCTAAGCCAGGCTCGTCGGCGCCGGCGCCATCGGCTCATCGATAA